A single genomic interval of Argopecten irradians isolate NY chromosome 8, Ai_NY, whole genome shotgun sequence harbors:
- the LOC138329744 gene encoding uncharacterized protein, giving the protein MDSEKSAAVVSGSKEAIYSKKGITKNGRKHRCRRRLSQLLHTHVVLISVCILSALDASCVLGQIICDILIMSDTQHENEILQEKAAEQFKLLCPALDHHHDPSHTLHLDEIVETLEANNTICSDEDHSHLHSATLFSSSGSQNDLMDSEEITNFNIGSNVQQRISEQKIQRRKRSATNQHHRSKRAAGGGSHDHGHSVTHEVTHYFHIGSMAILSILLFEAFLKVIGMGRHFLKHRLEVFDAFVVTVSWCLDVAFWEGIWAHPGTEAATILIIILPWRIIRIVNSFVLVIKEKDLVELKVVKQQYRSAIKVARALKKKRDLYRVESRQLQGLCRKHKVDESEIIACAPIVKQRRRSSSLFPVLSSFASLAMLGAVGNPGPDLHERSSSEDEDDDDKHIGRTHSISELLRSVSTESELSGGVTFSLSPDPMDSPNDSSVFTFDGTTNGYKPVRFDKLSTTELSEVGNGDNPISLKI; this is encoded by the exons GTGTCGGAGACGCTTGTCCCAGCTGCTACATACCCATGTTGTTCTGATATCCGTCTGTATCCTCAGTGCGCTTGATGCATCATGTGTTCTAGGACAGATTATTTGCGACATTCTCATTATGTCCG acACACAACACGAGAACGAAATTCTACAGGAGAAGGCAGCCGAGCAGTTTAAGCTTCTGTGTCCAGCTCTTGACCATCATCACGATCCTAGTCATACATTACATCTGGACGAAATCGTAGAAACCCTGGAGGCAAATAACACTATCTGCAGTGATGAAGACCACAGCCACTTACATTCTGCTACCCTCTTCAGTAGTAGCGGATCCCAGAATGATCTGATGGACAGTGAAGAAATTACAAACTTTAATATAGGGTCGAATGTACAACAGCGAATCTCCGAGCAGAAGATCCAAAGACGGAAGCGATCGGCTACAAATCAGCATCACCGATCGAAACGCGCTGCAGGTGGTGGTAGCCATGACCATGGTCATTCTGTTACGCATGAGGTGACACACTATTTCCATATCGGGAGTATGGCTATACTGTCCATATTGCTGTTCGAG GCGTTTCTCAAAGTGATCGGAATGGGTCGCCACTTTCTCAAACATAGATTGGAG GTATTCGACGCCTTCGTTGTGACTGTGTCCTGGTGTTTGGATGTTGCATTCTGGGAAGGTATATGGGCACATCCTGGAACTGAAGCTGCCACAATTCTCATCATCATTTTGCCGTGGCGAATCATCAGGATAGTTAACA GTTTTGTGTTGGTAATCAAAGAGAAGGATCTTGTCGAGTTAAAGGTTGTGAAGCAGCAGTACAGGTCTGCAATAAAGGTCGCTAGAGCGCTTAAAAAGAAGCGCGATTTGTATAGG GTTGAATCCAGACAGCTACAGGGTCTCTGTAGAAAACACAAAGTGGACGAATCTGAAATCATTGCTTGTGCGCCTATAG TGAAGCAACGCCGCCGCAGTAGTAGCTTATTCCCAGTACTGTCAAGCTTTGCATCTTTAGCGATGCTTGGCGCTGTGGGGAATCCTGGACCTGATCTACATGAACGCTCCTCGTCAGAGGATGAAGACGACGATGATAAACACATCGGAAGAACACACAGTATTTCAGAGTTATTAAGATCTGTGTCAACTGAAAGTGAACTTTCAGGAGGCGTGACATTCAGTCTCTCCCCTGACCCCATGGACAGTCCGAACGACTCATCAGTATTCACGTTTGACGGTACAACTAACGGTTACAAGCCAGTTCGCTTTGATAAGCTGAGTACAACAGAACTTAGCGAGGTGGGTAATGGCGACAATCCTATATCACTCAAAATATAG